The following proteins are encoded in a genomic region of Cryptomeria japonica chromosome 11, Sugi_1.0, whole genome shotgun sequence:
- the LOC131078992 gene encoding uncharacterized protein LOC131078992, translating into MERELGELQFLDIVGVVAEAFKILRSAAKLLCAITLTLLLPLSFAILGHSLISEPLFKKILRNKLLLPYEEGTSMEKETLHKLYVEIGELFLFEAAYISFVFAFSLLSTAAVVYTVASVYTRKELTYARVMSVVPRVWKRLIVTFLWYFAVMLAYYVAVLFAVFWLILIIGKENLKSGRFFFGLLVITIISFSVHVYIGMVWHVACVVSVLEERWGLGAMKKSKDLIKGWRGTALALNILYLLIMGGIGWFFQYGVVHGRYHQIGAGEMTANAALLVALQCGFNLLWWLVQSVFYFVCKSFHHESIDKSALSDHLEAYRGLYMPLKDNNIQLEHFDP; encoded by the coding sequence ATGGAGAGAGAATTGGGAGAATTGCAATTTCTGGACATCGTGGGAGTAGTTGCAGAGGCCTTCAAAATCTTGCGCTCTGCGGCGAAATTACTGTGCGCCATAACGCTTACCCTGCTTCTGCCCCTTTCCTTTGCGATCCTCGGCCACAGTTTGATTTCAGAGCCCCTGTTCAAGAAAATCCTGAGGAACAAATTACTTCTGCCATATGAGGAGGGCACATCCATGGAAAAGGAAACCCTACACAAACTTTATGTGGAAATTGGGGAACTTTTCCTTTTCGAAGCCGCATACATATCTTTCGTCTTCGCCTTCTCGCTTCTGTCAACGGCTGCCGTGGTGTACACAGTGGCGAGTGTTTACACGCGCAAGGAATTGACCTACGCTAGGGTTATGAGCGTCGTCCCTAGGGTTTGGAAGCGCCTGATTGTAACTTTTCTCTGGTATTTTGCCGTCATGCTCGCGTACTATGTGGCCGTTCTCTTCGCCGTCTTCTGGttgattttgatcatcggaaaggaAAATCTCAAAAGCGGGAGGTTTTTCTTCGGGCTTCTGGTAATCACCATCATTTCGTTCTCTGTCCACGTGTACATCGGCATGGTATGGCACGTTGCCTGCGTGGTTTCCGTTCTGGAGGAGCGTTGGGGTTTGGGGGCGATGAAGAAGAGCAAAGATCTCATCAAAGGATGGCGCGGCACAGCGCTGGCTTTGAATATTTTGTATCTGTTGATCATGGGCGGAATTGGATGGTTTTTTCAGTACGGGGTTGTACACGGCAGGTATCACCAGATCGGCGCCGGCGAAATGACCGCCAATGCGGCGCTTCTGGTGGCGCTGCAGTGTGGGTTTAATCTTCTGTGGTGGCTTGTTCAGAGCGTCTTTTACTTTGTCTGTAAATCCTTCCACCATGAGAGCATTGATAAATCGGCTCTGTCAGATCATTTGGAGGCGTACCGAGGATTGTATATGCCTCTCAAGGACAACAACATTCAGCTGGAACATTTTGACCCTTGA